One Meriones unguiculatus strain TT.TT164.6M chromosome 5, Bangor_MerUng_6.1, whole genome shotgun sequence DNA segment encodes these proteins:
- the Smim10l1 gene encoding small integral membrane protein 10-like protein 1 codes for MAPTDAPSALALRAVGPAAAAATPYGAFCKGLSRTLLAFFELAWQLRMNFPYFYIAGSVILNIRLQVHI; via the coding sequence ATGGCCCCCACCGACGCCCCGTCGGCCCTGGCGCTCAGGGCCGTgggccccgccgccgccgccgccaccccGTACGGCGCCTTCTGCAAGGGGCTGTCCCGCACTCTGCTCGCCTTCTTCGAGCTGGCCTGGCAGCTGCGCATGAACTTCCCGTACTTCTACATCGCGGGCTCCGTGATCCTCAACATCCGCCTGCAGGTACACATCTAG